From the Natrinema amylolyticum genome, the window CGAGGAACTGATCGACATCGCGCCGGAGAAACTCAAGTTCTCGATGCTCAACTTCTACGGCGGTCACGACGCCTACGACGGCGAGCCGCCGGCACCGTGAGACTCTCGGCTATCGATTCTCGGACGACCGGACTGTCGGTCTCTCGGCGCGCGATCAGTCGGCGGTCGACGGCTCGAGGGGGTCCCACGCGTCGTAGCCGCCGGCCATGCTCGCGACCCGCTCGGCGTCGCCGTACTCCTCGATGAGGCGGGCGGCCTGAATTGACGTCTGTCCGATGTAACAGTAGACGACCACGTCGTCCGCCCAGTCCCGGTCGACGACGGTCTCCTCGAGTTCCGCGACGGTGACGTGTTCGGCCCCGGGGAGGTGGCCCTCGGCGTAGTCCTCGTCGCCGCGGATGTCGATGAGGTCGAACTCGTCGTCACGTTCGATGCGTTCGCGGACCGTCTCGGGGGCGAATTCCTCGACCATTATCCGTTCTGGAGAACAGCGGTACTTGTAGCCGCCGAAGTCGGAGCGCGGATTAATATATGAATTTTGTTATTCCTTATCCGAGCAGGCTACGGCGGCGAGAGGAGAGCTACGACGGTAGCGAGACCCGACTCACCGGGAGCTTGTACGTCCCGTCCCAAAACTCGAGTTCACTGACCGTCCACCGGACCGGCTCGATCTCGCGGTCGGCCAGCCGTTCCGCGGTCGCGAGGTCGCCGCCGCGCGCGAGCGTCACGTGCGGGACGTAGTCACCGCCCTCGAGTCCGTCGACGGTCTCGAAGGCCTCGGTGAGGTCGGCGTGG encodes:
- a CDS encoding rhodanese-like domain-containing protein, yielding MVEEFAPETVRERIERDDEFDLIDIRGDEDYAEGHLPGAEHVTVAELEETVVDRDWADDVVVYCYIGQTSIQAARLIEEYGDAERVASMAGGYDAWDPLEPSTAD